One genomic segment of Actinoplanes ianthinogenes includes these proteins:
- a CDS encoding ABC transporter permease — protein MALTGGPGVWPFVRLKLRLTANGLRGRPARVALFLTGAGAATLLAVLGYSVFALPGMLHDERAAGMLLPFGGALLMLGWLFLPLLFFGVDETLDPARFALLPLRRRTLIAGLGASALVGLPALATFAATTGMVYTAARLGGPAAGVAEASGVLGGLLLCVLLSRAVTSAFATALRSRRARDLATILLAVVAASVGPAQLLLLGLVDRANWDNVAAIAEVSGWTPLGAPYSMGLDVAAGRAWVVPIKVLIVLVAAGGLVLWWRGTLEQAMAGTSVSGGRRVARGRADGRGPVDQLMFRWWPRTRFGALVARETRYWWRENRRRAGLVALTMAGLFLPLSSMLGPDLGLAGGMAFMVGAVAPVALANQFGYDGSAYATNLAIGVPGRLEVHSRAAAHALVTVPLLILVAVVAGLLADDPAQIPARLGTLFAVYGTGLAVLLPISVRAAYALPESTGPFAVSSGGGLAKGLPSVAGMVGGIVGALPVVLAGYLLGPAWTWAGFPIGLGYGTATYLVGSGIAGDWLDRRMPEVLSAVS, from the coding sequence ATGGCTCTGACCGGCGGGCCGGGCGTCTGGCCGTTCGTCCGGCTCAAGCTCCGGCTCACCGCGAACGGGCTGCGCGGCCGCCCGGCCCGGGTCGCCCTCTTCCTGACCGGCGCGGGTGCCGCCACCCTGCTGGCCGTGCTCGGCTACTCGGTGTTCGCGCTGCCCGGGATGCTGCACGACGAGCGCGCCGCGGGCATGCTGCTGCCGTTCGGCGGGGCGCTGCTGATGCTCGGCTGGCTCTTCCTGCCGCTGCTGTTCTTCGGGGTGGACGAGACGCTGGACCCGGCCCGCTTCGCGCTGCTGCCGCTGCGCCGGCGCACGCTGATCGCCGGACTGGGCGCGTCCGCGCTGGTCGGCCTGCCGGCGCTGGCCACCTTCGCGGCCACCACCGGGATGGTCTACACCGCGGCCCGGCTGGGCGGACCGGCGGCCGGGGTGGCCGAGGCGTCCGGGGTGCTCGGCGGGCTGCTGCTCTGTGTGCTGCTGAGCCGGGCGGTGACCAGCGCGTTCGCCACCGCGCTGCGGTCGCGCCGGGCCCGGGACCTGGCCACCATCCTGCTGGCCGTGGTGGCCGCCTCGGTCGGGCCGGCGCAGTTGCTCCTGCTCGGGCTGGTGGACCGCGCAAACTGGGACAACGTCGCGGCGATCGCGGAGGTCAGCGGGTGGACGCCGCTCGGGGCGCCGTACTCGATGGGCTTGGACGTCGCGGCGGGGCGGGCGTGGGTCGTACCGATAAAGGTCTTGATCGTCCTGGTCGCCGCGGGCGGCCTGGTCCTCTGGTGGCGCGGCACCCTGGAGCAGGCGATGGCCGGCACGTCGGTCTCCGGTGGCCGGCGGGTCGCGCGCGGCCGGGCGGACGGCCGCGGACCGGTCGACCAGCTGATGTTCCGATGGTGGCCGCGGACCCGGTTCGGCGCGCTGGTGGCCCGCGAGACCCGGTACTGGTGGCGGGAGAACCGGCGGCGGGCCGGCCTGGTCGCGCTGACCATGGCCGGGCTGTTCCTGCCGCTGTCGTCGATGCTCGGGCCGGACCTCGGACTGGCCGGCGGGATGGCCTTCATGGTCGGCGCGGTCGCCCCGGTCGCGCTAGCCAACCAGTTCGGGTACGACGGCAGCGCGTACGCCACCAACCTGGCGATCGGGGTGCCCGGCCGCCTCGAAGTGCACTCCCGGGCCGCGGCGCACGCCCTGGTCACGGTCCCGCTGCTGATCCTGGTCGCGGTGGTGGCCGGGCTGCTCGCCGACGATCCGGCGCAGATCCCGGCGCGGCTCGGCACGCTGTTCGCGGTCTACGGCACCGGCCTCGCCGTGCTGCTGCCGATCTCGGTACGCGCCGCCTACGCCCTGCCCGAGTCGACCGGCCCGTTCGCCGTCTCCTCCGGCGGCGGACTGGCCAAGGGCCTGCCGAGCGTCGCCGGAATGGTGGGCGGAATCGTCGGTGCGCTGCCGGTCGTGCTGGCCGGATATCTGCTCGGCCCGGCCTGGACCTGGGCCGGATTCCCGATCGGTCTGGGTTACGGAACAGCGACGTATCTGGTCGGTTCCGGAATTGCGGGAGATTGGCTGGACCGCCGGATGCCGGAAGTGCTCAGCGCAGTTTCGTGA
- a CDS encoding sensor histidine kinase, protein MPDRPDYPALTRGQIAVLDRVNAGESGLPVLQQLVRLAQDVLGARGAGFAEYASGHGRIIAATGVCEPAIGRRVERRLEGTGRTLLIPLDSVNDEFARQIDGGDLRHMLGARCEAGDTFTGSLHVYFGADAGEPGPEHHAVLELLAGHIGRLYGLGAGLPVHPAPAPDAQADRDLWVAVTSHELRTPVTVIKGYADTLTNHWDTLGEPGRREAVRVIGNRAGELARLVDRLLSAASDDGVVGSAPAGPFDLVEALREAVGELPADLRRRLKFGQMPGDLPKAYGNRDSIATILTELTTNAEKYSEPDTTVELCAGMDDDVLRFRVADRGVGIAPEHVERAFERYWQAEGGDRHHHPGAGLGLYLVRRMVERQHGWVSLRPREGGGTVAEVRLPRA, encoded by the coding sequence ATGCCGGACCGTCCCGACTACCCAGCGCTGACCCGGGGTCAGATCGCGGTCCTCGACCGCGTGAACGCCGGGGAGTCCGGCCTGCCCGTGCTCCAGCAGCTGGTCCGGCTGGCCCAGGACGTGCTCGGCGCGCGCGGCGCCGGCTTCGCGGAGTATGCGAGCGGCCACGGCCGGATCATCGCGGCCACCGGGGTGTGCGAGCCGGCGATCGGCCGCCGCGTGGAGCGCCGCCTGGAGGGCACCGGCCGCACCCTGCTGATCCCGCTGGACTCGGTGAACGACGAGTTCGCCCGGCAGATCGACGGCGGCGACCTGCGGCACATGCTGGGCGCCCGGTGCGAGGCCGGCGACACGTTCACCGGCTCGCTGCACGTCTACTTCGGCGCCGACGCGGGCGAGCCCGGTCCGGAGCACCACGCCGTGCTGGAGCTGCTGGCCGGTCACATCGGGCGGCTCTACGGCCTGGGCGCCGGGCTGCCGGTGCACCCGGCGCCCGCGCCGGACGCGCAGGCCGACCGGGACCTCTGGGTCGCCGTCACCAGCCACGAGCTGCGCACCCCGGTCACGGTGATCAAGGGGTACGCGGACACCCTCACCAACCACTGGGACACCCTCGGCGAGCCGGGCCGCCGGGAGGCCGTCCGGGTGATCGGCAACCGGGCCGGGGAGCTGGCCCGGCTGGTCGACCGGCTGCTCTCCGCGGCCAGCGACGACGGTGTGGTGGGTTCCGCCCCGGCCGGCCCGTTCGACCTGGTCGAGGCACTGCGCGAGGCGGTCGGCGAGCTGCCGGCCGACCTGCGGCGCCGGCTGAAGTTCGGGCAGATGCCGGGCGACCTGCCGAAGGCGTACGGAAATCGGGATTCGATCGCCACCATCCTCACCGAGCTGACCACGAACGCGGAGAAGTACTCGGAGCCGGACACCACGGTCGAGCTCTGCGCCGGGATGGACGACGACGTGCTGCGGTTCCGGGTCGCCGACCGGGGCGTCGGCATCGCGCCGGAGCACGTGGAACGCGCCTTCGAGCGGTACTGGCAGGCCGAGGGCGGCGACCGGCACCACCACCCGGGCGCCGGCCTGGGTCTTTACCTGGTCCGGCGGATGGTCGAGCGCCAGCACGGCTGGGTGTCGCTGCGCCCGCGCGAGGGCGGCGGCACCGTCGCCGAGGTGCGCCTCCCCCGCGCCTGA
- a CDS encoding GntR family transcriptional regulator, producing the protein MTAVPDDGRRSRQRQLAGDLRALILAGDIGPHQRLPSTAELTRRYAVTNMTVTRALRILKAEGLVTGHKGRSVTATARRPATVAAGLTSAEAQLLEVGETPAPAPVARAFGLDRDEPVVVRHQLRLLDGEPAELSWSYYPLPLARGTALAGPDPLPDGSLAALGYPVRHATDQVSVRPATVAEFIALRLPEDIPVLRQFRIGYTDGGRPVEVTVMIKAGQQFEIRYEVPAPG; encoded by the coding sequence GTGACTGCCGTTCCGGACGACGGCCGCCGCTCGCGTCAGCGGCAACTCGCCGGTGATCTTCGGGCGCTGATCCTGGCCGGTGACATCGGGCCGCACCAGCGCCTGCCGAGCACCGCCGAACTGACCCGTCGCTATGCGGTCACCAACATGACGGTCACCCGCGCCCTGCGCATCCTGAAGGCGGAAGGCCTGGTGACCGGCCACAAGGGAAGATCGGTGACGGCGACCGCCCGGCGCCCGGCCACCGTCGCCGCGGGCCTGACCAGCGCCGAGGCCCAGCTCCTCGAGGTCGGCGAGACACCGGCCCCGGCCCCGGTCGCGCGGGCCTTCGGCCTGGACCGGGACGAGCCGGTGGTGGTCCGCCACCAGTTGCGGCTGCTCGACGGCGAGCCGGCCGAGCTGAGCTGGAGCTACTATCCGCTCCCCCTGGCCCGGGGCACCGCCCTGGCCGGACCGGATCCGCTGCCGGACGGGTCCCTGGCCGCGCTCGGGTATCCGGTGCGGCACGCGACCGACCAGGTCTCGGTCCGCCCGGCCACGGTGGCCGAGTTCATCGCGCTGCGGCTGCCCGAGGACATCCCGGTGCTGCGGCAGTTCCGGATCGGTTACACCGACGGCGGGCGGCCGGTCGAGGTGACCGTGATGATCAAGGCCGGCCAGCAGTTCGAGATCCGTTACGAGGTGCCGGCACCCGGTTGA
- a CDS encoding solute symporter family protein — translation MPNLLAAEVSASTSRTLTITLFLIFVAITLGITIWASRQTKTATDFYAGGRQFSGFQNGMAIGGDYMSAASFLGIAGLIALYGYDGFLYSIGFLVAWLVALLLVAEFLRNSGRYTMADVLAFRMRQRPVRLGASVSTVVVSIFYLIAQMVGAGALVSLLLGITADQTFLGMNAATAKTVTIILVGALMIVYVVVGGMKGTTYVQIVKAFMLMTGALVMTLMVLAHYKFNLSALLGDAAAQSGKGAAFLEPGLRYGVETAGDATKTFYSKMDLLSLGLALVLGTAGLPHILTRFYTVPTARIARKSVLWAIGIIGTFYLFTLALGFGAAALVGGKAITAQDKAGNTAAPQLAQKLGVDYLGGETGGAVLLAIIAAVAFATILAVVAGLTLASSSSVAHDFYANVIKRGEASERSEVNVARISAFVIGAVAITLSIFAQSLNVAFLVALAFAVAASANLPAILYSLFWRRFNTAGALWSIYGGLLSAVVLVFFSPVVSGSPTAMFPAEDWHWFPLSNPGIISIPLGFFFGWLGTVLSKETDEKKYAELEVRSLTGHGAH, via the coding sequence ATGCCGAACCTGCTCGCGGCCGAGGTCTCGGCCAGCACCTCGCGCACGCTGACCATCACGCTGTTCCTGATCTTCGTGGCGATCACCCTGGGCATCACCATCTGGGCGAGCCGGCAGACCAAGACCGCCACCGACTTCTACGCCGGTGGCCGGCAGTTCTCCGGCTTCCAGAACGGCATGGCGATCGGCGGCGACTACATGTCGGCCGCGTCGTTCCTCGGCATCGCCGGCCTGATCGCGCTCTACGGCTACGACGGCTTCCTCTACTCGATCGGCTTCCTGGTCGCCTGGCTGGTGGCGCTGCTGCTGGTCGCCGAGTTCCTGCGCAACTCCGGCCGGTACACGATGGCCGACGTGCTCGCCTTCCGGATGCGTCAGCGCCCGGTCCGGCTCGGCGCCTCGGTCTCCACCGTGGTGGTCTCGATCTTCTACCTGATCGCCCAGATGGTCGGCGCCGGCGCGCTCGTGTCGCTGCTGCTGGGGATCACCGCGGACCAGACGTTCCTGGGGATGAACGCGGCCACCGCCAAGACCGTCACGATCATCCTGGTCGGCGCCTTGATGATCGTTTACGTGGTCGTCGGCGGCATGAAGGGCACCACCTACGTGCAGATCGTCAAGGCGTTCATGCTGATGACCGGCGCCCTGGTGATGACCCTGATGGTGCTGGCGCACTACAAGTTCAACCTGTCCGCGCTGCTCGGTGACGCCGCCGCGCAGTCCGGCAAGGGTGCCGCCTTCCTCGAACCCGGCCTGCGGTACGGCGTCGAGACGGCCGGTGACGCGACGAAGACGTTCTACAGCAAGATGGACCTGCTCTCGCTGGGCCTCGCGCTGGTCCTCGGCACGGCCGGTCTGCCGCACATCCTGACCCGCTTCTACACCGTCCCGACTGCCCGGATCGCCCGCAAGAGCGTGCTCTGGGCGATCGGCATCATCGGTACGTTCTACCTGTTCACCCTGGCCCTGGGCTTCGGCGCGGCGGCCCTGGTGGGCGGCAAGGCGATCACCGCGCAGGACAAGGCGGGCAACACCGCGGCGCCGCAGCTGGCGCAGAAGCTCGGCGTCGACTACCTCGGTGGCGAGACCGGCGGCGCGGTGCTGCTGGCGATCATCGCGGCGGTCGCGTTCGCGACCATCCTCGCCGTGGTGGCCGGCCTGACGCTGGCGTCGTCGTCGAGCGTGGCGCACGACTTCTACGCCAACGTGATCAAGCGGGGTGAGGCGTCCGAGCGCAGCGAGGTCAACGTCGCCCGGATCTCGGCCTTCGTGATCGGCGCCGTCGCCATCACGCTGTCCATCTTCGCGCAGAGCTTGAACGTGGCCTTCCTGGTCGCACTGGCGTTCGCGGTGGCCGCGTCGGCGAACCTGCCGGCCATCCTGTACAGCCTGTTCTGGCGGCGCTTCAACACCGCCGGCGCGCTCTGGTCGATCTACGGCGGCCTGCTCAGCGCGGTCGTCCTGGTGTTCTTCTCGCCGGTCGTGTCGGGCTCGCCCACCGCGATGTTCCCGGCCGAGGACTGGCACTGGTTCCCGCTGTCCAACCCGGGCATCATCTCGATCCCGCTGGGCTTCTTCTTCGGCTGGCTGGGCACCGTGCTCAGCAAGGAGACCGACGAGAAGAAGTACGCCGAGCTGGAGGTCCGGTCGCTGACCGGGCACGGCGCCCACTGA
- a CDS encoding glycerophosphodiester phosphodiesterase, whose product MTSAYRPLVFAHRGGADALPEHTLGAYLRALEDGVDGLECDVRLTRDGHLVCVHDRRLNRTSNGKGLVSRRTLAQLDEYNYGSWHPGYPADEELPDLSRLLTLERLLEAVRDSGRPVRLLIETKHPSRYGAEVERRLVGMLRRFGLAEPKPDDPVQVTVMSFAALALRRIRAQAPGVPTVYLLELLPPGVGKGKLPFGARIAGPGVDLVRSRPGLLPAMRAAGHRTYVWTVNEPADLELVLRHRVDGVISDRPKFVLDHLAQM is encoded by the coding sequence GTGACCAGCGCGTACCGACCTCTCGTCTTCGCCCACCGTGGTGGCGCGGACGCGCTGCCCGAGCACACCCTCGGGGCGTACCTGCGCGCGCTGGAGGACGGCGTCGACGGGCTGGAGTGCGACGTCCGGCTCACCCGCGACGGGCACCTGGTCTGCGTGCACGACCGCCGGCTGAACCGCACCAGCAACGGCAAGGGTCTGGTCAGCCGGCGCACCCTGGCCCAGCTCGACGAGTACAACTACGGCTCCTGGCACCCGGGTTACCCGGCCGACGAGGAGCTGCCCGACCTGAGCCGGCTGCTCACCCTGGAACGACTGCTCGAGGCCGTCCGGGACAGCGGCCGGCCGGTCCGCCTGCTGATCGAGACGAAACACCCGTCCCGGTACGGCGCCGAGGTGGAGCGCCGGCTGGTCGGGATGCTGCGCCGGTTCGGGCTGGCCGAGCCGAAACCGGACGACCCGGTCCAGGTGACGGTGATGTCGTTCGCGGCGCTCGCGCTGCGCCGGATCCGCGCCCAGGCACCCGGCGTGCCCACCGTCTACCTGCTGGAGCTGCTGCCACCCGGGGTGGGCAAGGGCAAGCTGCCGTTCGGCGCGCGGATCGCCGGGCCCGGCGTGGACCTGGTCCGCAGCCGGCCCGGGCTGCTGCCGGCGATGCGGGCGGCCGGGCACCGGACGTACGTCTGGACCGTCAACGAGCCGGCCGACCTGGAGCTCGTCCTGCGCCACCGGGTGGACGGCGTGATCAGTGACCGGCCGAAATTCGTTCTCGACCACCTGGCACAGATGTGA
- a CDS encoding rhodanese-like domain-containing protein produces the protein MFGPQVPSVTPDQVGADAYLLDVREPDEWVAGHAPGAHHLPMMEVPARMAEVPADGEVVVICRAGGRSGQVVAYLMNNGWDNVRNLDGGMQSWAAHGRDLVSEDGQSARVL, from the coding sequence GTGTTCGGACCTCAGGTACCCAGCGTGACCCCGGATCAGGTCGGCGCCGACGCCTACCTCCTCGACGTTCGCGAGCCGGACGAGTGGGTCGCCGGGCATGCGCCCGGCGCCCACCACCTGCCGATGATGGAGGTGCCGGCCCGGATGGCCGAGGTGCCCGCGGACGGCGAGGTCGTGGTGATCTGCCGGGCCGGCGGCCGGTCCGGCCAGGTGGTGGCCTACTTGATGAACAACGGCTGGGACAACGTGCGCAACCTCGACGGCGGGATGCAGTCCTGGGCCGCCCACGGGCGTGACCTGGTGAGCGAGGACGGGCAGTCGGCCCGGGTGTTGTGA
- a CDS encoding LCP family protein, translated as MSATTSPSGNSSGRASVPPSGRPVSPGGPGERGRSYGSGGSYKGGRTKPRWGRIALVAGAVVLVLAVIGGIYAVNYVNGIDDDLKRTDAFAGITADRPAKTVEGALNILLVGSDSRDPDAKEDQANAWRADTLMLMHVPADHKSAQLISIPRDLWVVVPKANGAACSDGSRAKINASFAFGGLPRAVHTVECLTGVKIDHVVAIDFGGFKEVTNALGGVDLYVDQTITSIHKPHRVFKKGMMHMNGAQALDWVRQRYQFARGDFARQKHQQEFLKAILDKAASSGTLTSPGKLDDFLTAVAAAVTVDQDFSLKDVALQFRSLRSDNLTFLTSPNKGSETINGQSVVVSDREKALALFEAVKSDKMTDYLAANPVKKS; from the coding sequence ATGTCTGCCACCACCTCTCCCAGCGGCAACTCCTCCGGACGGGCCTCCGTCCCGCCGTCCGGGCGCCCGGTCTCCCCGGGCGGGCCCGGTGAGCGGGGCCGTTCCTACGGCAGCGGCGGCTCCTACAAGGGCGGGCGCACCAAGCCGCGCTGGGGCCGGATCGCCCTGGTCGCCGGCGCCGTGGTGCTGGTCCTCGCGGTCATCGGCGGGATCTACGCGGTCAACTACGTCAACGGCATCGACGACGACCTCAAGCGGACCGACGCGTTCGCCGGGATCACCGCGGACCGGCCGGCCAAGACGGTGGAGGGCGCGCTCAACATCCTGCTGGTCGGCAGCGACTCGCGCGATCCGGACGCCAAGGAGGACCAGGCCAACGCCTGGCGCGCGGACACGCTGATGCTCATGCACGTGCCGGCCGACCACAAGAGCGCCCAGCTCATCTCGATCCCCCGGGACCTGTGGGTGGTCGTGCCGAAAGCCAACGGCGCGGCGTGCAGCGACGGCTCCCGAGCCAAGATCAACGCCTCGTTCGCGTTCGGCGGCCTGCCCCGCGCGGTGCACACCGTCGAGTGCCTGACCGGCGTGAAGATCGACCACGTGGTGGCGATCGACTTCGGCGGCTTCAAGGAGGTCACCAACGCGCTCGGCGGCGTCGACCTCTACGTCGACCAGACGATCACCTCGATCCACAAGCCGCACCGGGTGTTCAAGAAGGGCATGATGCACATGAACGGTGCGCAGGCCCTGGACTGGGTGCGTCAGCGCTACCAGTTCGCCCGCGGCGACTTCGCCCGGCAGAAGCACCAGCAGGAGTTCCTCAAGGCGATCCTGGACAAGGCGGCCAGCAGCGGCACGCTGACCAGCCCCGGCAAGCTCGACGACTTCCTCACCGCGGTGGCCGCCGCCGTCACCGTCGACCAGGACTTCTCGCTGAAGGATGTCGCCCTGCAGTTCCGCAGCCTGCGCTCGGACAACCTGACGTTCCTGACCAGCCCGAACAAGGGCAGCGAGACGATCAACGGGCAGTCCGTGGTGGTCTCCGACCGGGAGAAGGCGCTGGCCCTGTTCGAGGCGGTGAAGTCCGACAAGATGACGGACTACCTCGCGGCGAACCCGGTCAAGAAGTCCTGA
- a CDS encoding DUF485 domain-containing protein, with amino-acid sequence MPATPERYLEVQNSEEFGRLRHTLRRFIFPTTIAFILWYALYVLLTAYARDFMAIKLVGNINVGLLLGLLQFVSTFVIAWYYARFAAQKVDPLADEIYQEIDQSATAPSEEGVA; translated from the coding sequence GTGCCGGCCACCCCCGAGAGATATCTCGAGGTGCAGAACTCCGAGGAATTCGGGCGACTGCGCCATACGCTCCGCCGCTTCATCTTCCCGACGACGATCGCGTTCATCCTCTGGTACGCGCTGTATGTCCTGCTCACCGCGTACGCGCGGGACTTCATGGCGATCAAGCTGGTCGGCAACATCAACGTCGGCCTGCTGCTCGGCCTGCTCCAGTTCGTCTCCACGTTCGTGATCGCCTGGTACTACGCGAGGTTCGCCGCGCAGAAGGTCGACCCGCTCGCCGACGAGATCTACCAGGAGATCGACCAGTCGGCCACCGCTCCCAGTGAGGAAGGCGTGGCCTGA